In Halobacteroides halobius DSM 5150, the genomic window AAATTTAAAATAAAAATTATATTTATCAGCTGTAGCTTCAACCTTAAAATTCATTAAATCAAATAGTCCTTCATAAGGACTAAACTGTTCACTAGTAGGATACGTATAACTACCTGGTCCATATTCATCTCCGACTGGATCTCTTAGTTTAAAAATACTTTTTTCTTCAGCTCTAATTACAGGAGACAATAACATTATAATAATTAACATTAATAAGCTAAATCTTAGTTTCCTAGTCATATTTGAATCCGCTCCTCCTCATCATTTCTCTTGCTTATATTTATGAGAGAAAACAAGTATATATGTATTACATAGCTAATAAAAAAAGTGCTCCCAAGGGAGCACTTAAAATCTAATTCAGCTCATAAATACCTACAGTCTGAGGAGCAACATGTAAAATCAAATTACCTTCCCTATCAGTAGTTAGTTTCTGATCAGTCATTAAATTAACCACTGCATCTTTTGCATTTAATTTCTGCTTTAATATTTTTTGTACTGAGAAACTTTGACCACTTTTGCCTTTATTAATCATTACTATAATTTTTTCTCCTTTATAAGTTCGGGCAAAAACTAATATATCTTCAGCAACATGAATGCTTTGGTAATTTCCTCTTCTTAAGGCTATTTCTTGATTACGTAACTTAATTAATTTTTTATAATAAGCTTTAACAGCTAAATTTGGTTTCTCTAAATGTTGCTTTTCTTTATCCCACGGCATAGGTTCCCGATAATAGCGGTCCTTCCATGTATTCACTTTATTATGGTCTCCACTTTGAGATAAAGCAATTTCATCACCATAATAAATAATTGGAGTTCCTGGTAATGTAAATTGAGCTGCTGCAGCTAACTTTAGTATTTGCGGATTATTTCCTGCTTCAAAAATAAAACGTGGCATATCATGACTATCTAAGAAAGTATTAATTACATATTCATCTGGATAAACCTTTTGGTTTTGCTCTACAGTCTTATTCAATACTGCCATAGACTTATCTTTAATAAATGTATCATAAAATGCTCCTTGCATTTCAAAACCTACAGCTCCATCTAATTCTCCTGCATAAGAATTAATCTTTTTTCGGTCAGCCCAGACTTCACCAAAGATATAGGCATTAGGTTTAATACTTTTAACTTTATGCCGGAAATCTACCCAAAAACTATAACTTGGCCCTTTAGCATAGTCAAGTCGAAAACCATCTATACCAATTTCGTTTAACCAGTAAGCAACTACCTCATTTAACATATAATTTCTTGCTTGATAATTGTTATTATTAAACTCTGGTAACTCTTTAATACTATAGAATGTTTCATACTTATTAGGCCAATCAGTAAATGTATACCAATCGTAATACTTACTTCTTTTACCTTTTTCTAAGGCTGATTGAAAGAAAGGATGTCGATTAGAGCTGTGATTAGCTACAAAATCATAAATTATTTTAATCCCTCTCTTATGAGCTGCTTTGACAATTTCTTTCATGATTTGTTTATTACCAAAATGAGGGTCAATCTTTTTAAAACTTGCTGGGTGATAACCATGAGAGTAAGGCCCTTTATAAACTGGAGAAATCCAGATAGCATTGACCCCTAACTTATCAATATAATCTAATTTTTCTTTTAAACCTACTAAGTCTCCCCCCATCCATTTCTTTAACTGCTGGCTATAAGGTAACTGGTCTACACCGACTTTATCATTGTTTGGGTTACCATTTCTAAAGCGATCTACAAAAACTTGATAGATGATTGCATCTTTGGCCCAATCTGGAGTTTGATAATTATCTACATAATAAGCAAACTCAGTCGCTCCTTGAGGAGTCAAACTATTTGTATCTGCAAATTGAGAACCTTGACTTTGTTTATCCCAAACATCAATTATATATTTAACAGGGGTCCTATTCTCTTGAGCTGGAATAGTTCCAGTTAAGGTTGATTTTGTAATCTTTCCCTTAGTAGTTGATTTTGTTATTTGTAAAGATGCAAATTGACCATTCTTAACTGTGCCTCTTTTACCTACAGGGGCTGAACCATCAGTAGTATAATAGATACCTCCAGTATCTATATTTCCGTAATGCTTAACTGTAACTCTAATCTGTACTTCTTCTTTACTGTTAGGAATTGATGGCTGATAACTAAAATCATGGGTTACACTCTTAGCAACTGGTATCTTCTCCCAGGCTACAACTCGATCTGTATAAACTTTATTTTCTTTAGTGAAAGTTGCTTGCCGTAATCTCTTTCTAGTCTCTAAATATTTTTTATCATTTAAAGCATACTGATAAGTAAACTTTTCTCCTGGTTTCCCAGATAACTTAATAGTCCATACTCTATTCTTCTTCCTCTTTAGTTTGGTTATAGTATAATTAAAATTATTTAGACTAGAACCTAAAGTAAGATTAGTCCACTGAGGTGTTTCAGATGGTACAGTAACTTGTAAAGTAGCTTGGCCCTGGTACTGACTGACTAACTGAACATCTACCTTACGCTCCTTTTGAGGATGAAACTTAAATACATACTTCCCACTCTGGGGCGGGGTAAACTTTAAGTTACCACCAGGCATCCACTGATCATCATAAACATACTTAAACTGAAGTGTCTTTCCTCCTGTTAGTTGGATAGGATTGCTCTGCCAAGTCTTAGTAGATTGATTATAAGTTAGTGGATTATCATTAGAACTCCAGTCTAATGGAGCCAAACTCCCTCTTAATACTACAGTCTGATATCTTTTTTTAACCTGAGCAAAGCTAAAAGTTGATACCATAATAAGTAAAGTAACTAAAACAACAATAGTGAATTTTTTGCGGTTAATAAACATGATCTACCTCCTACTTTTATTTAGTCAAATGAACTTATGATCTTCTAGGCTTATAGATCATTTGTTAAAACGTTTGCATAGACTAAAAATCAAATTATAAATCTTATAAAATATACTCTTATATTGTCTTCTTTAGATATTAATTTAAAAAATCCTCCCTAGTTTTAAAATAAATTGTATTCTTTTAATTTTCTTTCCAACTCTCCCATTTGAGTGGTACCCAAACTGACCATCCTTGAGCTTCAGATAATTTAACTTTAAAATTACCTTTACCAGTGGCATCAGTAGTTACTCGACCAGAAATATTCCCTGTATAATCAATATAAGTGGTATTAGGCCGAGCTGAATTAATAGTCCTAGAAACAACTTCACCACTAGTACCATCAGAGATTAACATTACTAAACCAGTCCCTGGAGTACTATTTAATCCTTCCCGAATATAGCTATAAACATCATTATCACTTGGCCCTTCGTGGCTTGGCCCGTAAGCAAAATACTTTCTAGCTTCAATTAGCTTATTTAATCCTTCTTTCATATTCCAAGTATAATAGTCCTTCCAAAATACAGTTGGAGTAGCGTAAGCTCTAGTTAAGATAACTGATTATAATATTCCTGCAAAAAAATCAAAAAAATATATTTTACCCAGGTAATTGATTGAGTTCTACTCTATTCCATTTATTTGTGTTGAATCTATAGATACAAACTAAAGCTCTAAACCATTCATCTACTACCATAGCAAGCCAAATTCCTACTAATCCTAATGATAATTTAACCCCTAGTAAATAAGTAAGTGGTAAAGATAAACCCCATACTCCTATAAAAGTTAAATACATAGGAAACTTAGTATCACCTGCTCCTCGAAATGTTCCACCTAGAATCATATTTAAAGCTTTAGCAGGCTGGGCCAAGGCTAAAATCTGTAAACAAAGCGCTGCTTTAGGTATTAACTTAGGGTCAGAAGTATAAATTCTAGCCAACTGTTTAGGGAAGAGAAAGAATAAACCTCCTAACACTAAAGTAGCAAGTATACCAAACTTATTAGCTAATAAACTTCCTTCTTTAGCTTCATCATCTCTTTTAGCTCCCAGTTTCTGCCCTACTAAAGTAGTAGTAGCGATTGATAATCCATAACTTGGTAAGATGGAAAAAGTCTCTATACTTAAAGCTATCTGTCTAGTAGCTACTGCTACTGTACCTAAAATAGCTATAACCCGCATAATAACTAATTGTCCACCTTTAAAAGCAAATCTTTCAAAAGCAGAGGGAATTCCAATTCGTAAAATTTGCTTTAAAACCTTAAAATCGAACTTAAGTATCTGTTTATAATTAAGCTCAATCCCAAATTGATTATTAACCAACCTCCAAATCACAATTCCTACCCCTACACTTCTAGCCACTAAAGTAGCTACTCCAGCTCCAATAAGCCCTAACTTAGGTAAGACACCTATCCCGAAAATAAGCAAATAGTTTCCTACAATATTGATTATATTAATTACCCCCGTTACAATCATTGGAGACTTTGTATCTCCTCCAGCCCGTAAAACACTATTACCAATAATCATTAAAGCAGCTGGAATCACTGAAGATAAAATAATCTTTAAATAGTCAACTCCTAGGTTTAAAACTTCCGGTTTTGC contains:
- a CDS encoding alpha-amylase domain-containing protein, whose protein sequence is MKEGLNKLIEARKYFAYGPSHEGPSDNDVYSYIREGLNSTPGTGLVMLISDGTSGEVVSRTINSARPNTTYIDYTGNISGRVTTDATGKGNFKVKLSEAQGWSVWVPLKWESWKEN
- a CDS encoding glycoside hydrolase family 13 protein, with the translated sequence MFINRKKFTIVVLVTLLIMVSTFSFAQVKKRYQTVVLRGSLAPLDWSSNDNPLTYNQSTKTWQSNPIQLTGGKTLQFKYVYDDQWMPGGNLKFTPPQSGKYVFKFHPQKERKVDVQLVSQYQGQATLQVTVPSETPQWTNLTLGSSLNNFNYTITKLKRKKNRVWTIKLSGKPGEKFTYQYALNDKKYLETRKRLRQATFTKENKVYTDRVVAWEKIPVAKSVTHDFSYQPSIPNSKEEVQIRVTVKHYGNIDTGGIYYTTDGSAPVGKRGTVKNGQFASLQITKSTTKGKITKSTLTGTIPAQENRTPVKYIIDVWDKQSQGSQFADTNSLTPQGATEFAYYVDNYQTPDWAKDAIIYQVFVDRFRNGNPNNDKVGVDQLPYSQQLKKWMGGDLVGLKEKLDYIDKLGVNAIWISPVYKGPYSHGYHPASFKKIDPHFGNKQIMKEIVKAAHKRGIKIIYDFVANHSSNRHPFFQSALEKGKRSKYYDWYTFTDWPNKYETFYSIKELPEFNNNNYQARNYMLNEVVAYWLNEIGIDGFRLDYAKGPSYSFWVDFRHKVKSIKPNAYIFGEVWADRKKINSYAGELDGAVGFEMQGAFYDTFIKDKSMAVLNKTVEQNQKVYPDEYVINTFLDSHDMPRFIFEAGNNPQILKLAAAAQFTLPGTPIIYYGDEIALSQSGDHNKVNTWKDRYYREPMPWDKEKQHLEKPNLAVKAYYKKLIKLRNQEIALRRGNYQSIHVAEDILVFARTYKGEKIIVMINKGKSGQSFSVQKILKQKLNAKDAVVNLMTDQKLTTDREGNLILHVAPQTVGIYELN
- a CDS encoding MATE family efflux transporter, producing MGQSELKKEIINLSVPAIGEMFLQLALINADTIMLGRLGGVALAAAGLSKQLAGINTIILFAIATGTTALVARYVGAKDYSLASKVVNQSILIGLLLGGLIFGVGFFLASVSLKLLGAKPEVLNLGVDYLKIILSSVIPAALMIIGNSVLRAGGDTKSPMIVTGVINIINIVGNYLLIFGIGVLPKLGLIGAGVATLVARSVGVGIVIWRLVNNQFGIELNYKQILKFDFKVLKQILRIGIPSAFERFAFKGGQLVIMRVIAILGTVAVATRQIALSIETFSILPSYGLSIATTTLVGQKLGAKRDDEAKEGSLLANKFGILATLVLGGLFFLFPKQLARIYTSDPKLIPKAALCLQILALAQPAKALNMILGGTFRGAGDTKFPMYLTFIGVWGLSLPLTYLLGVKLSLGLVGIWLAMVVDEWFRALVCIYRFNTNKWNRVELNQLPG